In Prunus dulcis chromosome 1, ALMONDv2, whole genome shotgun sequence, the following are encoded in one genomic region:
- the LOC117623498 gene encoding pleiotropic drug resistance protein 1-like isoform X1 has translation MESGGGGDIYRVSSARLSSSNIWRNSAMDVFSKSSHDEDDEEALKWAAIEKLPTYLRIRRGILTEAEGQAREIDIKNLGSLERKSVLERLVKTADEDNEKFLLKLKDRINRVGLDIPTIEVRFEHLSVEAEAYVGGRALPTIFNFCVNILEGFLNFVHVLPSRKQPLPILDDVSGIIKPRRMTLLLGPPSSGKTTLLLALAGKLAKELKFSGRVAYNGHGMEEFVPERTSAYISQHDLHIGEMTVRETLAFSARCQGVGPRYEMLAELSRREKAANIMPDADLDIYMKAASLEGQETNVVTDYILKILGLEVCADIMVGDEMVRGISGGQKKRVTTGEMLVGPARALFMDEISTGLDSSTTFQIVNSLRQSIHILSGTALISLLQPAPETYDLFDDIILLSDGQIVYQGPRENVLEFFEHMGFKCPERKGVADFLQEVTSKKDQEQYWAQKEEPYNFISSKEFAEAFQSFHIGRKLGDELATPFDKSKGHPAALTTMKYGVSKKELLKACISREYLLMKRNSFVYIFKMTQLTLMAFITMTLFLRTKMHRDTVADGGIYMGAMFFTIIMIMFNGFSELAMTIMKLPVFFKQRDLLFYPSWAYSLPTWILKIPITFIECAVWVVMTYYVIGFDPNIERFFKQYLLLLCLNQMASGLFRFMGALGRNIIVANTFGSFALLAVLVMGGFILSREDVQKWWLWGYWVSPMMYGQNAIAVNEFLGKSWSHVPPNSTESLGIMVLKSRGVFIEPYWYWIGVGATIGYIFLFNFFYTLALQYLDPFGKPQAILSKEALAEKTSGRTGDSIELSSRGKNSSDSRNESRRSVSSRTLSARVGSITEANENRKRGMVLPFEPLWITFDEITYAVDMPEEMKTQGVTEDRLKLLKGVSGAFRPGVLTALMGISGAGKTTLMDVLAGRKTGGYIEGNITISGHPKKQETFARISGYCEQTDIHSPHVTVYESLVYSAWLRLPPEVDSSTRKMFVEEVMELVELTSIREALVGLPGVNGLSTEQRKRLTIAVELVANPSIIFMDEPTSGLDARAAAIVMRTVRNTVDTGRTVVCTIHQPSIDIFDAFDELFLLKRGGEEIYVGPLGRHSTHLIKYFEEIDGVPKIKDGYNPATWMLDITAAAQEAALGVNFTEIYKNSELYGRNKALIKDLSTPPGGSKDLYFPTQYSQSFFSQCMACLWKQHLSYWRNPPYSAVRLLFTTFIALMFGTIFWDLGSKRRSQQDLFNAMGSMYAAVLFIGVQNASSVQPVVAIERTVFYRERAAGMYSALPYAFGQVVIELPYIFVQTIIYGVIVYAMIGFDWTVSKFLWYLFFMYFTFLYFTFYGMMTVAVTPNHNIAAIVSSAFYAIWNLFSGFIIPRTRMPIWWRWYYWICPVSYTLYGLVASQFGDIKEIFDSGESAGKSVEHFVKDYFGYRQDFLGVVAAVHVGICVLFGFTFAFSIKVFNFQKR, from the exons ATGGagagtggaggtggtggtgatatATACAGAGTGAGCAGTGCACGTTTGAGCAGTTCAAATATATGGAGGAACAGTGCCATGGATGTTTTCTCCAAGTCTTCCCACGATGAAGACGATGAAGAAGCTCTGAAATGGGCAGCCATTGAGAAGCTGCCTACTTATTTGCGTATCAGAAGAGGCATACTTACTGAGGCAGAAGGCCAAGCCAGAGAGATTGATATCAAGAATCTTGGGTCGCTAGAGAGAAAGAGTGTTTTGGAGAGGCTGGTTAAAACTGCAGATGAAGATAATGAGAAGTTCTTGTTGAAGCTTAAGGACCGGATTAATAG GGTTGGACTGGATATTCCAACAATTGAAGTCCGGTTTGAGCATTTGAGTGTTGAAGCAGAAGCTTATGTGGGAGGCAGGGCCTTGCCTACAATATTCAACTTTTGTGTTAACATTCTGGAG gGGTTCCTGAATTTTGTTCACGTTCTTCCAAGTAGAAAGCAACCATTACCAATCCTTGATGATGTTAGTGGAATTATCAAACCAAGAAG AATGACACTGCTTTTAGGACCCCCAAGCTCTGGAAAAACCACATTGCTATTGGCTTTGGCTGGAAAACTTGCTAAAGAACTAAAA TTTTCTGGGAGAGTTGCATATAACGGACATGGGATGGAAGAGTTTGTCCCGGAGAGGACATCGGCTTATATCAGTCAGCATGATCTCCACATAGGAGAAATGACAGTGAGAGAAACACTGGCTTTTTCAGCAAGATGCCAAGGGGTCGGACCACGTTATG aaatgtTGGCAGAATTATCAAGGAGAGAAAAGGCTGCAAATATCATGCCAGATGCGGATCTAGATATCTACATGAAG GCAGCATCACTAGAAGGACAAGAGACCAACGTAGTTACAGATTATATACTCAAG ATTTTGGGACTTGAGGTTTGCGCCGACATCATGGTGGGGGATGAAATGGTACGAGGTATTTCTGGTGGGCAAAAGAAGCGAGTCACGACAG GGGAGATGCTTGTCGGACCAGCAAGAGCACTTTTTATGGATGAGATATCAACTGGTTTAGACAGTTCAACAACATTTCAGATAGTGAATTCACTCAGACAGTCCATCCACATCCTGAGTGGAACTGCTCTTATCTCTCTTCTCCAACCAGCACCAGAAACTTATGATTTATTTGATGACATAATTCTGCTGTCTGATGGACAAATCGTATACCAAGGTCCCCGAGAGAATGTGCTCGAGTTCTTCGAGCACATGGGCTTCAAATGTCCAGAGAGGAAAGGAGTAGCTGACTTCCTACAAGAA GTGACATCAAAGAAAGATCAGGAGCAGTACTGGGCACAGAAAGAAGAGCCATATAATTTTATATCTTCTAAGGAATTTGCTGAAGCATTTCAGTCATTTCATATCGGTCGAAAACTCGGTGATGAGCTTGCTACTCCATTTGACAAGTCCAAAGGTCACCCTGCAGCTTTAACAACTATGAAGTATGGTGTTAGCAAGAAGGAACTGCTCAAAGCTTGTATTTCTAGAGAATATTTGCTTATGAAGAGGAATTCGTTTGTCtacattttcaaaatgaccCAG CTCACTCTAATGGCTTTTATAACAATGACGCTATTTCTCCGGACTAAGATGCACCGGGATACAGTTGCGGATGGGGGTATTTACATGGGTGCTATGTTCTTTACAATCATCATGATTATGTTTAACGGGTTCTCGGAGCTTGCCATGACTATCATGAAACTTCCTGTATTTTTCAAGCAAAGGGACCTTCTCTTCTATCCTTCATGGGCATACTCTTTACCAACATGGATCCTTAAGATCCCTATCACCTTCATAGAATGTGCTGTTTGGGTGGTCATGACATACTATGTAATTGGTTTCGATCCCAACATCGAAAg GTTTTTCAAGCAATACCTTTTACTCCTATGCCTTAACCAGATGGCATCAGGACTATTCAGATTTATGGGGGCATTAGGGAGGAATATAATTGTTGCAAACACATTCGGGTCTTTTGCATTACTTGCAGTTCTAGTTATGGGTGGCTTTATCTTGTCACGAG aGGATGTGCAGAAGTGGTGGTTATGGGGTTACTGGGTCTCACCAATGATGTACGGCCAGAACGCTATAGCTGTCAATGAATTTCTAGGAAAGAGTTGGAGCCAT GTTCCTCCTAATTCGACAGAATCATTAGGAATTATGGTCTTGAAGTCTCGCGGGGTTTTCATTGAACCATACTGGTACTGGATTGGAGTAGGAGCTACAATTGGATACATTTTTCTGTTCAATTTCTTCTACACTTTGGCCTTACAATATCTTGATC CATTTGGGAAGCCTCAGGCAATACTATCCAAAGAGGCCTTAGCCGAGAAAACTAGTGGTAGAACTGGAGATTCCATTGAGCTATCATCACGGGGAAAGAACTCTTCTG ACTCAAGGAACGAAAGTCGAAGAAGTGTATCATCCAGAACATTGTCGGCGAGAGTGGGCAGCATTACTGAAGCCAACGAAAACAGGAAGCGCGGAATGGTTCTTCCTTTCGAACCTCTTTGGATTACGTTTGATGAAATCACATATGCTGTTGACATGCCCGAG GAAATGAAAACTCAAGGTGTAACTGAGGATCGGCTAAAGCTTCTGAAGGGTGTGAGTGGTGCTTTTAGGCCAGGAGTCTTAACAGCTCTAATGGGCATTAGTGGTGCTGGAAAGACTACTCTAATGGATGTCTTGGCAGGAAGGAAAACAGGTGGATATATTGAGGGAAACATCACAATATCTGGGCATCcaaaaaagcaagaaacatTTGCTCGCATATCGGGATATTGTGAGCAAACTGATATACACTCTCCTCATGTTACGGTTTACGAGTCTTTGGTTTATTCTGCATGGCTCCGGTTGCCTCCTGAGGTTGATTCCTCAACAAGAAAG ATGTTTGTTGAGGAGGTCATGGAGCTTGTAGAACTGACCTCGATAAGGGAAGCGCTTGTTGGATTGCCTGGAGTGAATGGTCTCTCAACCGAGCAGCGCAAAAGGCTAACGATTGCAGTAGAGCTTGTTGCCAATCCATCCATTATATTTATGGATGAGCCAACCTCTGGCCTCGATGCCAGGGCAGCGGCAATTGTAATGAGAACAGTGAGGAATACAGTGGACACTGGGAGAACTGTAGTATGCACCATCCACCAGCCAAGCATCGACATCTTTGATGCTTTCGATGAG CTGTTTCTTTTGAAAAGGGGAGGTGAAGAAATATACGTGGGTCCTTTGGGCCGCCATTCTACCCATTTGATCAAGTACTTTGAG GAAATTGATGGAGTTCCTAAAATTAAAGATGGTTACAATCCCGCGACTTGGATGTTAGACATTACTGCAGCAGCACAAGAAGCAGCTCTTGGTGTCAACTTCACCGAAATATACAAGAACTCAGAACTCTATGG GAGAAACAAAGCTCTGATCAAGGACCTTAGTACTCCTCCAGGAGGTTCAAAAGACTTGTACTTCCCTACTCAATACTCTCAGTCTTTCTTCAGCCAGTGTATGGCCTGTCTATGGAAACAACATCTATCATACTGGCGAAACCCGCCATACAGTGCAGTGAGACTCTTGTTCACAACTTTCATAGCTTTAATGTTCGGGACGATATTCTGGGATCTCGGCTCCAAAAG GAGAAGCCAACAAGACCTTTTCAATGCAATGGGTTCCATGTATGCTGCTGTTCTCTTCATTGGTGTACAAAATGCTTCATCAGTGCAGCCAGTTGTGGCTATTGAGAGGACAGTCTTTTACAGAGAAAGGGCAGCTGGAATGTACTCAGCCTTGCCATATGCCTTTGGACAG GTTGTGATTGAGCTCCCATACATTTTTGTTCAAACCATCATATACGGAGTTATAGTATACGCCATGATCGGATTTGATTGGACAGTGAGCAAATTTTTATGGTATCTCTTCTTCATGTACTTCACTTTCCTATACTTCACATTCTACGGCATGATGACCGTAGCCGTTACTCCCAACCACAACATTGCTGCCATAGTCTCCTCTGCCTTCTATGCTATATGGAACCTTTTCTCAGGATTCATCATTCCAAGAACG AGGATGCCGATTTGGTGGAGATGGTACTACTGGATTTGCCCTGTTTCGTACACACTGTATGGATTAGTTGCTTCACAGTTTGGAGACATTAAAGAAATATTTGATTCAGGTGAAAGTGCTGGTAAAAGTGTGGAACACTTTGTAAAGGACTACTTTGGCTACAGACAGGACTTTCTGGGAGTAGTTGCAGCCGTCCATGTCGGGATTTGCGTGCTCTTCGGCTTCACCTTTGCCTTCTCAATCAAGGTGTTCAACTTCCAAAAGAGATAA
- the LOC117623498 gene encoding pleiotropic drug resistance protein 1-like isoform X5, producing the protein MESGGGGDIYRVSSARLSSSNIWRNSAMDVFSKSSHDEDDEEALKWAAIEKLPTYLRIRRGILTEAEGQAREIDIKNLGSLERKSVLERLVKTADEDNEKFLLKLKDRINRVGLDIPTIEVRFEHLSVEAEAYVGGRALPTIFNFCVNILEGFLNFVHVLPSRKQPLPILDDVSGIIKPRRMTLLLGPPSSGKTTLLLALAGKLAKELKFSGRVAYNGHGMEEFVPERTSAYISQHDLHIGEMTVRETLAFSARCQGVGPRYEMLAELSRREKAANIMPDADLDIYMKAASLEGQETNVVTDYILKILGLEVCADIMVGDEMVRGISGGQKKRVTTGEMLVGPARALFMDEISTGLDSSTTFQIVNSLRQSIHILSGTALISLLQPAPETYDLFDDIILLSDGQIVYQGPRENVLEFFEHMGFKCPERKGVADFLQEVTSKKDQEQYWAQKEEPYNFISSKEFAEAFQSFHIGRKLGDELATPFDKSKGHPAALTTMKYGVSKKELLKACISREYLLMKRNSFVYIFKMTQLTLMAFITMTLFLRTKMHRDTVADGGIYMGAMFFTIIMIMFNGFSELAMTIMKLPVFFKQRDLLFYPSWAYSLPTWILKIPITFIECAVWVVMTYYVIGFDPNIERFFKQYLLLLCLNQMASGLFRFMGALGRNIIVANTFGSFALLAVLVMGGFILSREDVQKWWLWGYWVSPMMYGQNAIAVNEFLGKSWSHVPPNSTESLGIMVLKSRGVFIEPYWYWIGVGATIGYIFLFNFFYTLALQYLDPFGKPQAILSKEALAEKTSGRTGDSIELSSRGKNSSVGSITEANENRKRGMVLPFEPLWITFDEITYAVDMPEEMKTQGVTEDRLKLLKGVSGAFRPGVLTALMGISGAGKTTLMDVLAGRKTGGYIEGNITISGHPKKQETFARISGYCEQTDIHSPHVTVYESLVYSAWLRLPPEVDSSTRKMFVEEVMELVELTSIREALVGLPGVNGLSTEQRKRLTIAVELVANPSIIFMDEPTSGLDARAAAIVMRTVRNTVDTGRTVVCTIHQPSIDIFDAFDELFLLKRGGEEIYVGPLGRHSTHLIKYFEEIDGVPKIKDGYNPATWMLDITAAAQEAALGVNFTEIYKNSELYGRNKALIKDLSTPPGGSKDLYFPTQYSQSFFSQCMACLWKQHLSYWRNPPYSAVRLLFTTFIALMFGTIFWDLGSKRRSQQDLFNAMGSMYAAVLFIGVQNASSVQPVVAIERTVFYRERAAGMYSALPYAFGQVVIELPYIFVQTIIYGVIVYAMIGFDWTVSKFLWYLFFMYFTFLYFTFYGMMTVAVTPNHNIAAIVSSAFYAIWNLFSGFIIPRTRMPIWWRWYYWICPVSYTLYGLVASQFGDIKEIFDSGESAGKSVEHFVKDYFGYRQDFLGVVAAVHVGICVLFGFTFAFSIKVFNFQKR; encoded by the exons ATGGagagtggaggtggtggtgatatATACAGAGTGAGCAGTGCACGTTTGAGCAGTTCAAATATATGGAGGAACAGTGCCATGGATGTTTTCTCCAAGTCTTCCCACGATGAAGACGATGAAGAAGCTCTGAAATGGGCAGCCATTGAGAAGCTGCCTACTTATTTGCGTATCAGAAGAGGCATACTTACTGAGGCAGAAGGCCAAGCCAGAGAGATTGATATCAAGAATCTTGGGTCGCTAGAGAGAAAGAGTGTTTTGGAGAGGCTGGTTAAAACTGCAGATGAAGATAATGAGAAGTTCTTGTTGAAGCTTAAGGACCGGATTAATAG GGTTGGACTGGATATTCCAACAATTGAAGTCCGGTTTGAGCATTTGAGTGTTGAAGCAGAAGCTTATGTGGGAGGCAGGGCCTTGCCTACAATATTCAACTTTTGTGTTAACATTCTGGAG gGGTTCCTGAATTTTGTTCACGTTCTTCCAAGTAGAAAGCAACCATTACCAATCCTTGATGATGTTAGTGGAATTATCAAACCAAGAAG AATGACACTGCTTTTAGGACCCCCAAGCTCTGGAAAAACCACATTGCTATTGGCTTTGGCTGGAAAACTTGCTAAAGAACTAAAA TTTTCTGGGAGAGTTGCATATAACGGACATGGGATGGAAGAGTTTGTCCCGGAGAGGACATCGGCTTATATCAGTCAGCATGATCTCCACATAGGAGAAATGACAGTGAGAGAAACACTGGCTTTTTCAGCAAGATGCCAAGGGGTCGGACCACGTTATG aaatgtTGGCAGAATTATCAAGGAGAGAAAAGGCTGCAAATATCATGCCAGATGCGGATCTAGATATCTACATGAAG GCAGCATCACTAGAAGGACAAGAGACCAACGTAGTTACAGATTATATACTCAAG ATTTTGGGACTTGAGGTTTGCGCCGACATCATGGTGGGGGATGAAATGGTACGAGGTATTTCTGGTGGGCAAAAGAAGCGAGTCACGACAG GGGAGATGCTTGTCGGACCAGCAAGAGCACTTTTTATGGATGAGATATCAACTGGTTTAGACAGTTCAACAACATTTCAGATAGTGAATTCACTCAGACAGTCCATCCACATCCTGAGTGGAACTGCTCTTATCTCTCTTCTCCAACCAGCACCAGAAACTTATGATTTATTTGATGACATAATTCTGCTGTCTGATGGACAAATCGTATACCAAGGTCCCCGAGAGAATGTGCTCGAGTTCTTCGAGCACATGGGCTTCAAATGTCCAGAGAGGAAAGGAGTAGCTGACTTCCTACAAGAA GTGACATCAAAGAAAGATCAGGAGCAGTACTGGGCACAGAAAGAAGAGCCATATAATTTTATATCTTCTAAGGAATTTGCTGAAGCATTTCAGTCATTTCATATCGGTCGAAAACTCGGTGATGAGCTTGCTACTCCATTTGACAAGTCCAAAGGTCACCCTGCAGCTTTAACAACTATGAAGTATGGTGTTAGCAAGAAGGAACTGCTCAAAGCTTGTATTTCTAGAGAATATTTGCTTATGAAGAGGAATTCGTTTGTCtacattttcaaaatgaccCAG CTCACTCTAATGGCTTTTATAACAATGACGCTATTTCTCCGGACTAAGATGCACCGGGATACAGTTGCGGATGGGGGTATTTACATGGGTGCTATGTTCTTTACAATCATCATGATTATGTTTAACGGGTTCTCGGAGCTTGCCATGACTATCATGAAACTTCCTGTATTTTTCAAGCAAAGGGACCTTCTCTTCTATCCTTCATGGGCATACTCTTTACCAACATGGATCCTTAAGATCCCTATCACCTTCATAGAATGTGCTGTTTGGGTGGTCATGACATACTATGTAATTGGTTTCGATCCCAACATCGAAAg GTTTTTCAAGCAATACCTTTTACTCCTATGCCTTAACCAGATGGCATCAGGACTATTCAGATTTATGGGGGCATTAGGGAGGAATATAATTGTTGCAAACACATTCGGGTCTTTTGCATTACTTGCAGTTCTAGTTATGGGTGGCTTTATCTTGTCACGAG aGGATGTGCAGAAGTGGTGGTTATGGGGTTACTGGGTCTCACCAATGATGTACGGCCAGAACGCTATAGCTGTCAATGAATTTCTAGGAAAGAGTTGGAGCCAT GTTCCTCCTAATTCGACAGAATCATTAGGAATTATGGTCTTGAAGTCTCGCGGGGTTTTCATTGAACCATACTGGTACTGGATTGGAGTAGGAGCTACAATTGGATACATTTTTCTGTTCAATTTCTTCTACACTTTGGCCTTACAATATCTTGATC CATTTGGGAAGCCTCAGGCAATACTATCCAAAGAGGCCTTAGCCGAGAAAACTAGTGGTAGAACTGGAGATTCCATTGAGCTATCATCACGGGGAAAGAACTCTTCTG TGGGCAGCATTACTGAAGCCAACGAAAACAGGAAGCGCGGAATGGTTCTTCCTTTCGAACCTCTTTGGATTACGTTTGATGAAATCACATATGCTGTTGACATGCCCGAG GAAATGAAAACTCAAGGTGTAACTGAGGATCGGCTAAAGCTTCTGAAGGGTGTGAGTGGTGCTTTTAGGCCAGGAGTCTTAACAGCTCTAATGGGCATTAGTGGTGCTGGAAAGACTACTCTAATGGATGTCTTGGCAGGAAGGAAAACAGGTGGATATATTGAGGGAAACATCACAATATCTGGGCATCcaaaaaagcaagaaacatTTGCTCGCATATCGGGATATTGTGAGCAAACTGATATACACTCTCCTCATGTTACGGTTTACGAGTCTTTGGTTTATTCTGCATGGCTCCGGTTGCCTCCTGAGGTTGATTCCTCAACAAGAAAG ATGTTTGTTGAGGAGGTCATGGAGCTTGTAGAACTGACCTCGATAAGGGAAGCGCTTGTTGGATTGCCTGGAGTGAATGGTCTCTCAACCGAGCAGCGCAAAAGGCTAACGATTGCAGTAGAGCTTGTTGCCAATCCATCCATTATATTTATGGATGAGCCAACCTCTGGCCTCGATGCCAGGGCAGCGGCAATTGTAATGAGAACAGTGAGGAATACAGTGGACACTGGGAGAACTGTAGTATGCACCATCCACCAGCCAAGCATCGACATCTTTGATGCTTTCGATGAG CTGTTTCTTTTGAAAAGGGGAGGTGAAGAAATATACGTGGGTCCTTTGGGCCGCCATTCTACCCATTTGATCAAGTACTTTGAG GAAATTGATGGAGTTCCTAAAATTAAAGATGGTTACAATCCCGCGACTTGGATGTTAGACATTACTGCAGCAGCACAAGAAGCAGCTCTTGGTGTCAACTTCACCGAAATATACAAGAACTCAGAACTCTATGG GAGAAACAAAGCTCTGATCAAGGACCTTAGTACTCCTCCAGGAGGTTCAAAAGACTTGTACTTCCCTACTCAATACTCTCAGTCTTTCTTCAGCCAGTGTATGGCCTGTCTATGGAAACAACATCTATCATACTGGCGAAACCCGCCATACAGTGCAGTGAGACTCTTGTTCACAACTTTCATAGCTTTAATGTTCGGGACGATATTCTGGGATCTCGGCTCCAAAAG GAGAAGCCAACAAGACCTTTTCAATGCAATGGGTTCCATGTATGCTGCTGTTCTCTTCATTGGTGTACAAAATGCTTCATCAGTGCAGCCAGTTGTGGCTATTGAGAGGACAGTCTTTTACAGAGAAAGGGCAGCTGGAATGTACTCAGCCTTGCCATATGCCTTTGGACAG GTTGTGATTGAGCTCCCATACATTTTTGTTCAAACCATCATATACGGAGTTATAGTATACGCCATGATCGGATTTGATTGGACAGTGAGCAAATTTTTATGGTATCTCTTCTTCATGTACTTCACTTTCCTATACTTCACATTCTACGGCATGATGACCGTAGCCGTTACTCCCAACCACAACATTGCTGCCATAGTCTCCTCTGCCTTCTATGCTATATGGAACCTTTTCTCAGGATTCATCATTCCAAGAACG AGGATGCCGATTTGGTGGAGATGGTACTACTGGATTTGCCCTGTTTCGTACACACTGTATGGATTAGTTGCTTCACAGTTTGGAGACATTAAAGAAATATTTGATTCAGGTGAAAGTGCTGGTAAAAGTGTGGAACACTTTGTAAAGGACTACTTTGGCTACAGACAGGACTTTCTGGGAGTAGTTGCAGCCGTCCATGTCGGGATTTGCGTGCTCTTCGGCTTCACCTTTGCCTTCTCAATCAAGGTGTTCAACTTCCAAAAGAGATAA